One Gopherus evgoodei ecotype Sinaloan lineage chromosome 1, rGopEvg1_v1.p, whole genome shotgun sequence genomic window, CCTACAGTTCCATGCTCTTCCCACTAGACAATGCTCCCTCTACTAGGTtataatattatattaaaataggaagacatttacatttataaaaaCCAACTTAAATATATAAAGTTACAGCACAGTAGGTTGGAGAAAAAATTAACTTCCTTAGTTACAGTATTTCTAAACTTTTTGCCATGTAATACTTTTTGAAAAACAGCTGATGATATCCATAACATTTTGGGTAGAATGGTAAAaagatattaaataaaaaaaacccaaccacactACAGCAACAGAGATCCATATGTCCTGAACAGTAATATCTTTTTAAGTTCCTGTTCATAAAGAAtaattttaggatttttttacAATACTGAATTACTATCAAGCGCTAAGGTCATCTATATTGTGTATAttattgtaaaacagattattacAATTCTTCAGAATCTTACAGTATACTGCCAATAACTGAATTCAAGTCAACCCAACTAACTATTAAGACCAATTTTCCAAATAGAACTTGAACTTAGTCAAGACTTATTTGCTAATTaagggtattttttaaaataaattatttctcatGCTTAAATAACTTAAGACTAAAAATGCTATATAATACATTTAATATTGCTAACATTTTAATTGTTTGAGCTACACATTTTCAGTATTCACATCTGCTAAATGATCATCTCGATTAAGACAAATACAACTGATTTCAGGTTTAATCACATCTCCATTTCCAAGGTTTATAATGAAGTGACTCACTCCAGTATTAGGACTCACAGAAGATAACTGAGACTTTTTTAAAGCTGATGGTAAAGTGCATTTCAGATCCAAAACAAAATAACCAAACCAGTTTCTCATGTATGCCCCATGACTCACCACCAATATATTGGGATTTAACATTTTTGTATCTTTGCCAGTATCAGAATTAAGTTCAAGTCCACAGCAGTGGTTTCTCAAAGGGAAAACTGGTTTTCCTTCTAATGTTTCCAAGCCATTGCCTGCCATACCCGGAACAGCTTGTTCTTTCTGACACTCTTCTTCAATAGAAAGTTGGCACAGAAATTCAAAGAAATTCTTTGCACGTGTCCTTACCTAAAGTGTTAGGAAAAAAGAATACATTTGTGATGACTATAATAACTCTGTCCAGTGaatttactgtttgctttttaCTGGCTTCCTAATTTCATGTGTGTTGTAGAACAATTGGCACAAAGTAACATAACCCATAAAGACTGACTAGAAAACATAAGTAGCCATATCAGAGAAAGGTAAACGAGCTTCCAGATGGTAATTACAGTAGCAGGTCAAAGTACTAAACGTGGAGATAATTATTAGTTCTCAGCCTCTAAATCCAAGGAGGCTGACGGTGAAGGTAATTTCTCATTTTCATTAGGATAATAGATTGATTTATCATAAAGCTATCCATGGGCTAATTTTagatttaggggaaaaaaatcccaaatcagTTGCCATTGCCATCAGGTCTAGTTGTTTCAGGATGATGTAACCACCCGAATAGGATAGAAAacaggattaaaaacaaaaaacacaaacccaACCACACACTGTACACACGAAAGTCAACTTTGAGCTCAACAGGTTTCTGTGCTAATCATTTGGGATGCAAAGCTTTTTAAATTCACATGTAGCCAGCTGACAGCTATCAGCATGATGATTCCAAATAAACATATCAAGAGTAAAGGAGAACAGAAGGGCAGTATTTAAATCCATTCTATTAAAAGGGAACACTGCAGAATGGAACTGACGAAAGACACCTCTGGTTGAGCTAAGCCTGCAATAGAATAATTTACTCCTGAAGGCATTCTGCGCCAAAAGAATTAAAAtttgtgcataatattttaaaattctgcaagttttatgtGTCAAATAATGTAgaggctccagcctggcattgggaagcacaggccactggctgcacagaggtgggagatcactgtgcaactCCCCACCACCCTCcctgggacacagactcagcagtgaggctgcatccaaccccacaaggaccaggcctgccccagaaacagccCAAGGCCCCCTCAATACCAGGTGTGGGAAgaaggctcagcaaggcaggatccaactATAGAGGGGCTTAATGTGGGATGATTCAGGaatgggttgagagggttctgtgtggggcaatctgggtgtgggtggctcagtgggggagatctggatgcacaggagcttgtgggggggttctgggtgcaatggtaatgggcccttagtggggggaggggaggtccaGATGCTAGGGGAGTGGGGATCTGGGTGCCGGTGGCTTGTTAGGGTTGTGGGGCTCATTGGGGGGTCTCTGTGAAGGTggtgaggctcagcaggagggtctgggtatgaggggatcTGGACGCATGGGAGtagggcagatgggggagcagctccccgttcagggatccctccccctgcagctgaggagcaatgggtgcaggaagtttgtggagtttcctgcagccagggaagaaatCTGAAGGCGGGTCTGACTCGGCCCtggatgccatgcaggggaagaggaagtcccgtcaTCCCTGGCCCAGCCTAGACTAGCAGCTGAGCTCGGCACAGAGTGGGAACCACCAGTAGGGTCTTCTCcagtcccacctcctgccccacagtgattacccttctgctggctgccctgggcacccaaaacatattgctggggagggttgcatgaccgcttttgtggcttccctttcagaaagccatttttctgcagggaagcaattAAATcagcaggggacataaattctgcgcatgcgcagtggcacagaattccccaggagtaaGAATTGTATTCTTTCATTAACAATACAGAGGTGTCTGCGCTAGCATGGAAAATGGGGCCTGAACAAATGAGTGGTAATACCATACCTCATCTAGTGTTTCTCCTCCAGATGGTGTAAACGAAGGACATTGCTCTCCAGCAGCGTTTGCCATTGCCTTTAGATCACTCAATGGCCTTCCTTCAGCAATCCCATATTTCTAGAAAAGACCATTTATAGAAAAAGATTTactaaatattaagaaaaatttAGTCATACAAATTCAAACTCAAACCTGTTTCCCTCTTAACATAGGCAACAGGATGAATAGCACTCTCACTCCACACCAAAAGTCTGAAGAGGTCTGTATTTCTGATATTTCATTTACTGTTAGTTTCTCCAAATAAGTCATTTTAAAGTAATCTTGCATTTCCAATTTAATGAAAGAGTGAATGTTTCAAACATTAGCAGCTATCTGATATTTATCTTGGGCTGTTCTTGATCTCTGTACCAGAATTTTTCTACCATTCTTGGTACACAAAATCCCAGTAAAGGTTATAATGACCTATGTAATGTTATAATGTAAAGGTTGTAATGACCTGTTTGTAATGTAAACCTTCAAAGTCCAAACAGAAAGCATTGGGATTCTGCTGCAGCTAAGAGATACTCAACATACAGGGACATTTTCTAAAGACCAAATGGGAAATGGTCACCCAACTCTCCGCTGTGCCTTTGAAATCTCTCCCATAATTCACAGAATAAACATCAATTTTGAAAACTGGTTATTGGGATTTTTCTAAATATGAGCACTTTAGCTGTTAAAAATACTCTTGGAACATAAAAAAAAGACTATATTTCACAGATATGGACAAGTTAGTTTgggtgaggtgtttttttttaaagataggaaaaataagtactgtaatatatatatttttagttctCTGACCCTAAGAACTTGTAACCATGTGTTAATTATGATTTGGCTGAGGTTATAAGCCTCAAATGCTAAATCTGCAGCAGAAAATGCAGATAGAATGCCAAGTACATACTCCCTGGTTTTACAGTGAAACAGACCAAACGTCACATTGTAAAAGTAATCTTTATAATTTTTAGTGGATGTTACATATAGACATTCAGTTTATAATACACATTGTATTATACACCTTATATTTATAGAgcatctttcatcctgaaggtCTTTACAAACAATACAGGAACCAATTCATCCACCCCTAAGGTGGAATGCAACACCACAACATCCCCACACTATATCACAGTAAGTGAGAACAGATAATGTATTCAAGTGAAAGGTTAGTTCTATGTTATTAGGCACTATGATGGTGAAATTGCTGTAGTACTGCTTACTATTTTGAGAAAACAGGCAGGGGACGCTATATATTTTGAAAGAATGCACAAGGGTATAATCCTTCCCTCAATTATACAAATCCCTGCACTCTACATACATAATCACTACAGTGATTTCAATATCACTACAGTGAACAAGCAAGTCTCCATTACTTACTATAACAACTCTTCTCTAATTAATTCCCATACTCAGAATTGACGCTGTTTGCTAGCAACAAAAGGTACCTCAATATCTTACTCCCTTCAGCTGAAGCAGAAAGGCTCAAAAGTGTCCATGAAAGAATTCACAAAAGCAAAGCAATCAGGGCTCTGAAACTTCTGAAAAGAAAGATATTTTAcaaagccctttaaaaaaaatcctttaaatcttcctccttcctctcATCCCTTCTCTCCAGTAGGTTTATCACCAGAACAACTGGTACGTGTATTGTGTATTTGAAGAATACTGCCTCTGGAACATGACTACATTGCAGCCATTTAGGGAACAAAAGCCTTCCTGATTCTTCAAGGAagaagaaagggaggaggaagtgAGGAAATGCTACAGTTTTCTCCTTCTTTTAACATCTTTCAAAATTAAGCTGAAAATACCAGTACTATGACAACTTGAGTACACTTCCTGTTAACACTAACAGCCATAACCTAGGTTAAAACATTTCCCAGACTCAGTTTATTCAGTTCAAGTTATAGTTAAACTCACACAAGAGGTACAATTATGCATTTGTGTGGACAAAAATAATAAAGATTAATTAGGTAAGTaaaaaagtctgcagatgattaTAAAAGTTAGACTTAAAGTCAAATTCTGCCTAGTACGACTGCAGAAAGCACTGAAGAAAATGAAAGTCTTCGTATACCTAATGACAGAACTGCAACTTTCataattacaaaggatgaattaCCAAGCTATCTAAGCATTCAGATCAatgagaaatataaaatatttgtatcGTAAGTAGTAAGTTACATTTACAAATTATTCAATTTAAAGACAGGAACTAGTAACTTGGCACTTACCCTCTCTCGAAGTCTTGCATCATACTGTATTACAATATCTTTGCAAAACTTATTCTTTCCTATAATTGTGGATGCagtctgaaaaaaatcaatgtacATCATGATATACAAACACCATTTTTGGATGTTAAAAtgttcctcggggggggggggaagggggaggggccaTTAATTGTCAGGAAGGAGGTGGTTAAGTGATTTAGACAGGTTCTGCCATACAGCAGTAGATGCTTATaatactaagggctggtctacacttggggagggtgaggggtcgatgtaagatacacaacttcagctacaggaatagagtagctgaagttgatgtatcttatttcgacttacctcccatacTCACGGTGCGGGGATCaacggccgcagctcccccgtcgactctgcttccgcctcttgccctggtggagttccggagtcaacgggagcgcTTTCtcagatcgatttattgcatctagacgagatgcgataaatcgatccccgacagatcgatcgctacccatcgatccagcgggtagtgtggacatacccaaagTTGTTatgtaccaagcaaagcaaacattatACATGACCTAACCAAtatattaagattgcaaagttaagcactcagaagttaaaaaatgcctgaattaaggctgcctgtgcatctgcattatgatatagtctttaattacattattgaattttttttccatgggaccTCCTCTTCATTCAGTGCGTAATATGGACAGTGTTCAATGATAAAACAATATTGAACAGTTGCTTATTAGTGTTCAATATGTGGcccatgccttatttactgcacattatTCATGCCCTggtctgaagacagaattattaatttcctcatggactTTTCCATGGCACTCATCTCTACAATACTTGAATTcttcacaaacatttattttaacaaaacctGCAAGATGAGGGGGTagttttatccccatttttacaCTGAATTCAGCTGAGAGTGATCAGCACTCCAGAAAATCAGACCCAAGACCCTCAATTCAGGAGACGAGGAATACGCAATTAGCAATCACCAACAAAAAGTTTGTCTTAAATGATTTGATTAGCATCACATAGGTACTCTGTGGCAGAAGTAGGGATGAAATCCAGTTCTCTAAGACAGTATTCAACTACCAGGACCATGAGACACTCTTCTCTTCCAGAAATCCCATGCCTCATTCAGGACACACCTTCTAATCAGGCTATCCTGCATTGTGCACCAAATGAGGTGGGGTTCTGTGGAATACacagtatgtgattatgtaattaaagactgtatcataatgcacatgcacaagggtGCCAGATTAGGGTTGCAAAGgaagccttaattctggcatttcctaattttttgagtgtttgactttagCACTATGAGTATAAAAGAATATGTAACAGTAGTTTCCtacgtttttaaaaaaacaaacggaaaaaaaaaattccatcgtGGCATACTGACATCTACATTATTCATCAGCAGAGTTGGAACCTTAAGACCCACCACACAGGCTGCTGCCACCTTAGCTAACTGTGTAACTGATAGCATTATGTTGTCATCCACTGTGTGGACCAGCTCTAAGGGGTATAAGACACACTGTCAGTGTGTTTCACAGATAACTGCTGGCAGCAGAGAAATGGTGAGACTCAAGAATGTTGGGTTTAATTTCAGATTCAGATAGGGAATGTGCTCTAGTGGACACAGACTTCTGTCTGTTGCCTCCAATTCATACCTGCCTCTTTCCCACCCGTCTCCTTGTCCTAATCCCCTCCTCCACTTCCGGGCTCACTTTCCAATTCTCAATCTTTCCCCCACCACTCCCAATCTGGCCCAGTTCTTCCCTTGTACCCAGATCCTTTGTCAGATGTCTCCCATCTCCCTGTCCATGTTCCTCCTGCTCCCCATTGACTGGTTCCTAGTTCCTAGTCCCAGCCTCAGCCTATCCAGTTTCACTCCCATCCATCAACCAGCTCTCAGTTCTAACCTCCCATTTCCAGTTCCTCTTCCAGTctgtccttccccttccccttccccattgGCTTAATCCTTGCCTCCCTTCCTTTATAGTCCCAAATTTCTCTCTCTGGGCCCCCTTCAATTCCAGTCTTACAAGActtcttgtcccaatctactttTTCCCTCCTCGATGATCTGGCTTTTGTCTTCTTCGCATTTAAATCAGACTGCTTCCTCCTCTatgctgcctgggtgccagcaaGTTTGGGGAGAGGGCACTGAAAACAGGTTCCCTGCTCTCACTTCCAGTGCCTGGCCCCACCATGGCCTCCCACAGCTCAGAGCAGccattgcagggaaagtccagcTTTGCCCCTGTAGCCCTAAGGCTGGAGCATGTTCAGTTACTGCATAGGGATAGCACATGTGCATCCTGTCACAGGCTTATAagttggccaaatttgggcagattttcactaGGATGGCCATAGGTACACCCTGAAATAAAGGCCACCTCCTGCTAAATTTCAAAGGATAGGAGTGCTAGAGCTCCACAGAGAGGTCACCCAGAATCCCCGACACACACAcggacaaaaaaaaatatttgtcccAGTCTTGTGAAGCAACCAGGTATTAAAGTTAAGCTTGTCAGACTTAAAAGGTCCCCCCTTCTGTTCCTCCTTAAATAGGTACTAATGTATATTAGACTATTACCAGTCACTTGGGAATTCAATCCATTCTCCACAATTCTCAAAGATACCTGGCAGTGGCTTGGATACTTGGAGCCCTGCACAGACAAAAAATTTATATCCACAGATGCAGATATCCATGGATATAATTCGGTATTCACAGAGCTCTATGGGCTTTACCGGGGAACCACAGTggtaaaagcagcagcatgtcaggCCAccgctcccaggagccagcaccctgtgTTGGCAGCTCCCCCAGTGTGACTGCAccacccctcagccctgcctATTGGGGCAGGCACCAGGCTCACTGGCAGCTGTCCCTACTTATGCTAGTGTGTGCAAGCAGCTCGCATGCTCCCGGACAGGAGTCTCTTCCATGCAGAGGTCTAAGTCTCCTATTTGGGAGCGTGCGAGCCATTTGCACACATTAGTACAACCATGGACAGCTGCTGACgtggggtgctggctcctgggagtgcCGGCCCGACGTGCTGCTGCTTTTGCCGCTGAGATTCCTGGtacagccctgcagctccatggATACCGACTTATATCTGTGGACATAAATTTTGTTATCTGTCCAGGGCGCTATGGAGACTCTCTCTAATAAATCCATTAGAGAGAGttaaaaattgaattttgttGGGTCCTACTGTCTTAATACCTTCAAATTATCTAGGTACTGTATATTTTGTAAACTTCTGTTTTCTGCTTCTAACCTCTTCTCTTTCACCATTTTGTTATTGGGTTGAATATCCTTTATTAATCATACATAGTAAAGATGGAAGTGTCATTATTAAGCTAAAAAACTGATGTAGTTTTTAAATGCAAGCCACTTAAGAGTATTTTTCAGAATTAAGAAAAAAGATCTCAGAAGTTCCCACATAGCGGCAGCCATTGCCCCTGGACTTTTTGCTTATGGTGTCTCTCAGTTAATTAAAAACATAATGAGTTACTATTGGCAATGTCAACTGTTGGTCGTCATATAAAAGAAATTTTCCTTAAACATCCACCATCATCATAGCCAGATTCTCTTGAGTTCCTATTACCACTATCTGAGAGGAACTTATGCAACAGCATTCCATGGTTATGTATATTGAAAAAAATACACTAGACCCCTAATGTACAACGTGCATGGAAGATGCAAGTCATGGCTGATGTATGTTAACTCAGTAGATTCTTTTAAGCTTCATTCACTCTTTGGAGAAGAGCTCACCTTCTACATAAAACTTTTTAGTTCCAAACTTACCCCCTCCTTCAAAATTGCCACTGCATTATTTTGCCTCAGCATCCCAAAATACTGAGATTTAGATTTACTTTCAATTGCCTGAAAAAGCACTTGCCTGCTTCGCTCGAAGGAGGTCACTTGAGAAGACATGAGTAAACTTTACATTACTGAGAAATATACCAGCAGCATCTGCTTGTCTGAAACCAGTTGCAGAAAGGGGTTCATCCACACCTTgtcctgaaaaataaaaattttcccAATTTAACATttgaattttaattaatttattattaattatatgtaATGCAGTTGCATTCAGCAAATCCATTCAGGATCAGAGTGCCAAGCAAACATGAGTACAATCCCTGTCCCATTTCCCTTTACTGTGAAACTCAGAATTCAATCATCATGCAAACTAAATGGGAAAGAACAATAGTAACTCTAGGAACACATTGAATGATTATTGGTAAGTGATTAttggtacagtatttaaattataaaacaaaaacgTTAGCGTACATATATCAAAGTAAAAAAACATATGCAGAAGCTTGATTTTTCAAGAGTGACTAGTGAATTTGAGTCCCTTGGCATTCATAATCGGgagctattttttaaaagtttaggcCAGAATGTTCTCAAGACAAAGCCAAGATAGTTTGattccccatccacacacaccattAAAAAAAGATTATTCAAAGTTCTGTTTTCCTGTGTATATTCTG contains:
- the TIGAR gene encoding fructose-2,6-bisphosphatase TIGAR isoform X2, whose product is MECSQEHITNFSNFVLKGGQKILHADLNELIQGSPLALLYRSGETRYNKDKILQGQGVDEPLSATGFRQADAAGIFLSNVKFTHVFSSDLLRAKQTASTIIGKNKFCKDIVIQYDARLRERKYGIAEGRPLSDLKAMANAAGEQCPSFTPSGGETLDEVRTRAKNFFEFLCQLSIEEECQKEQAVPGMAGNGLETLEGKPVFPLRNHCCGLELNSDTGKDTKMLNPNILVVSHGAYMRNWFGYFVLDLKCTLPSALKKSQLSSVSPNTGVSHFIINLGNGDVIKPEISCICLNRDDHLADVNTENV
- the TIGAR gene encoding fructose-2,6-bisphosphatase TIGAR isoform X1 → MVRFALTIVRHGETRYNKDKILQGQGVDEPLSATGFRQADAAGIFLSNVKFTHVFSSDLLRAKQTASTIIGKNKFCKDIVIQYDARLRERKYGIAEGRPLSDLKAMANAAGEQCPSFTPSGGETLDEVRTRAKNFFEFLCQLSIEEECQKEQAVPGMAGNGLETLEGKPVFPLRNHCCGLELNSDTGKDTKMLNPNILVVSHGAYMRNWFGYFVLDLKCTLPSALKKSQLSSVSPNTGVSHFIINLGNGDVIKPEISCICLNRDDHLADVNTENV